One part of the Thermodesulfovibrio sp. 3462-1 genome encodes these proteins:
- a CDS encoding PEGA domain-containing protein yields MRKVLSGLIGLTLIASGCGTFVHGTKQELSISTEPPGATAIIETQSCVTPCTMTVSRKAEKITIKKDGFEQTYELSKHFNAGATIFGNILWLLPGIIIDAISGGAMTIDPVNIKLDEKKQSGILFEKGKTTVFEIENLWGKPVKISQNDNITTYHYIGKVTTKNGMQEIKVVVNKDGKVQDIQF; encoded by the coding sequence ATGAGAAAAGTTTTATCAGGACTTATTGGATTAACATTAATAGCTTCAGGTTGTGGAACATTTGTTCATGGAACAAAACAGGAGCTTTCTATCAGTACCGAACCACCTGGTGCAACGGCTATTATTGAGACACAGTCTTGTGTAACTCCATGCACAATGACAGTGTCAAGAAAGGCTGAAAAGATTACGATTAAAAAGGATGGCTTTGAGCAAACCTATGAGCTTTCAAAACATTTTAATGCTGGCGCTACAATTTTTGGAAACATTCTGTGGTTGCTTCCAGGTATTATCATTGATGCCATTTCAGGTGGAGCTATGACAATTGATCCTGTAAATATCAAACTTGATGAGAAAAAGCAATCAGGAATACTTTTTGAAAAAGGTAAAACCACAGTTTTTGAGATTGAAAACCTCTGGGGCAAGCCAGTAAAAATCAGCCAAAACGATAACATAACGACCTATCACTACATCGGCAAAGTGACAACGAAAAATGGAATGCAGGAAATAAAAGTTGTAGTAAACAAAGACGGCAAAGTGCAGGATATACAATTTTAA
- a CDS encoding phosphoribosylanthranilate isomerase produces the protein MLPYQVKICGIRSAQDLKVVSEAKPDAVGFIVGARHYTPDEVSPNFVRFAIELLPEEIIPVMVTHVTTAKEALDLLDQTGCKVVQLHGNIPPEEVYLLMKKAPELTVIKAFHANRAESLVLISLYTGLVDAIILDTASDGRVGGTGKTHDWKVSARISQGLTVPLILAGGLTPDNVDLAIEQVAPHAVDVNTGVEDEEGNKDIKKVRTFIKKAKQALEKIQIESKPALKSS, from the coding sequence ATGCTACCTTATCAAGTTAAAATCTGTGGTATTCGTTCAGCACAGGATCTTAAAGTAGTATCTGAAGCAAAACCTGATGCAGTTGGTTTTATTGTAGGTGCAAGACATTATACTCCAGATGAAGTAAGCCCGAACTTTGTAAGGTTTGCTATTGAGCTACTACCTGAAGAGATAATTCCAGTGATGGTTACACATGTAACAACTGCCAAAGAAGCTCTTGACCTTTTAGACCAAACTGGTTGTAAGGTAGTACAACTGCATGGGAATATCCCACCAGAAGAAGTTTATCTTCTGATGAAGAAAGCACCTGAATTGACAGTAATAAAAGCCTTCCATGCCAATAGAGCTGAATCCCTCGTATTAATTTCCCTTTATACGGGTCTGGTAGATGCAATAATCCTTGATACAGCCAGTGATGGCAGAGTAGGTGGAACTGGAAAAACTCATGACTGGAAAGTAAGTGCCAGGATCTCACAGGGGCTGACTGTTCCGTTGATCCTTGCTGGTGGACTGACTCCTGACAATGTAGACCTTGCCATAGAGCAGGTAGCCCCACATGCAGTAGATGTAAACACTGGAGTTGAAGATGAAGAAGGTAACAAAGATATAAAGAAAGTAAGAACTTTTATAAAGAAAGCTAAACAGGCTCTTGAAAAAATTCAGATAGAGTCAAAGCCAGCTTTGAAATCTTCATAA
- a CDS encoding nuclease-related domain-containing protein, which produces MREVFMSTYLQQTVSQLEHTCSKYHLGAAVVLVFSIILLPLIPFLTLAGFIISIILFYQAQEVSGQKITFELGIQGERRLRRILSLILPDNYTVFYGYQIPNGGDIDCIVIGPKGVFVMEVKNDKGNITYTSDGWNHIKIGQRGTAYKGSLKDPGRQVVRGSMEIKKLLLSYGIKVPITALVVFTNQDAKLSVESDNPKFKILKVEELPQFFEHLPEKLKDETVERISRVIEANKK; this is translated from the coding sequence ATGAGGGAAGTTTTTATGTCAACTTACCTCCAGCAAACAGTATCTCAGCTGGAGCACACTTGTAGCAAGTATCACTTAGGAGCTGCTGTAGTACTTGTATTTTCCATTATACTTCTTCCTTTGATACCTTTTTTAACATTGGCTGGATTTATCATATCAATTATACTGTTTTATCAAGCACAGGAAGTCTCGGGGCAAAAAATTACCTTTGAATTGGGAATACAAGGAGAGCGACGTTTAAGGCGAATTCTGAGTCTTATTCTTCCTGATAACTACACTGTGTTTTACGGCTATCAGATCCCTAATGGTGGAGATATTGACTGCATTGTCATAGGCCCTAAAGGTGTGTTTGTTATGGAAGTTAAAAACGACAAAGGAAATATAACTTACACATCAGATGGTTGGAATCATATAAAAATAGGACAGAGGGGCACAGCTTACAAAGGCTCATTAAAAGATCCAGGAAGACAGGTAGTAAGAGGTAGCATGGAAATAAAGAAATTGCTTCTATCCTATGGCATAAAAGTGCCTATTACTGCTTTGGTAGTTTTTACAAATCAGGATGCAAAGCTTTCTGTTGAAAGTGATAACCCTAAGTTTAAAATTCTTAAAGTAGAGGAGCTACCTCAGTTTTTTGAACACTTACCAGAGAAGCTAAAAGATGAAACTGTGGAAAGAATTAGCAGAGTAATTGAAGCAAACAAAAAATAA